The sequence TACGCCGTCACGGCCGGCATCGGCGGCACCGGACTCGTCGCGTCGCTGACCCGGGGGACGTCGTCGCGCAGCGTGGGCCTGCGCTCGGATCTCGACGCGCTGCCGATCACCGAGGAGAGCGGCGTGCCGTATGCCTCGACGCGTCCCGGTGTGATGCACGCCTGCGGCCACGACGGCCACCTGGCGATGCTGCTGGGGGCTGCGGCCTTACTCGCCGAGGAGGGGTTCGACGGCACTCTCCACGCGATCCTCCAGCCCGCGGAGGAGCCCGGTCGTGGAGCGCTGGCGATGGTCGACGACGGGCTGTTCGAGCGGTTCGGTGTCGACCGGCTCTTCGGGATCCACAACATCCCCGGGCTGCCCGCCGGCCACCTCCACGTCGCGGCGGGTCCGGCCATGGCGAGCGAGGACGACTTCACGATCGCGATCGCCGGACGCGGCGGCCACGCCTCGGCGCCGCACCTGGTCGTTGACCCGTTGGTGGTCGCCGCCGAGATCGTGCTGGCGCTGCAGTCCGTGGTCGCGCGCAACGTCGACCCGTTCCACACCGCGGTGGTGTCCTGCACCGACCTCACCACCGACGGTGCCCG comes from Nocardioides panacisoli and encodes:
- a CDS encoding amidohydrolase, with the protein product MTEAAHRADLLARVRGWRHDLHRIPETAFAEHETAAYAARVLTDLGYAVTAGIGGTGLVASLTRGTSSRSVGLRSDLDALPITEESGVPYASTRPGVMHACGHDGHLAMLLGAAALLAEEGFDGTLHAILQPAEEPGRGALAMVDDGLFERFGVDRLFGIHNIPGLPAGHLHVAAGPAMASEDDFTIAIAGRGGHASAPHLVVDPLVVAAEIVLALQSVVARNVDPFHTAVVSCTDLTTDGARNAIPTHATITGDTRSFDPATQALLEQRIREVSHGVAEAHGARVEVSYTHEFAPTVNDPACARIATDAAARALGEDRVAAARPIMASEDFGILADHVPACLAFLGNGVAPDLGGVPLHSHDYVFYDDVLGPGIDFYCEVVRAGLAVD